The following proteins are encoded in a genomic region of Fervidobacterium pennivorans DSM 9078:
- a CDS encoding metal-dependent transcriptional regulator, with protein sequence MENQLGPTERKYLLAVYLTLNEMGWTRLKKISNFLKVKMPSAKQFLERLADAGLLYYEHRGGISLTPEGKRIAVAENARFNAVKIFFCEILQLSPEEADEAAWNIYFNLSENTVNKFSDFARFFFEDEGKEIVEKFRKFLSQPRKKLAPCPLTMHISGVENTQERTKEEAEK encoded by the coding sequence GTGGAGAACCAACTCGGACCAACTGAAAGAAAATATCTTCTGGCAGTCTACCTAACACTGAACGAAATGGGATGGACAAGACTGAAAAAGATATCAAACTTTTTAAAGGTCAAGATGCCTTCAGCAAAGCAATTTCTGGAAAGATTGGCAGATGCAGGTTTACTTTATTATGAACACAGAGGGGGTATTTCTCTAACGCCTGAAGGAAAAAGAATTGCTGTTGCAGAAAACGCACGGTTTAACGCCGTAAAGATATTCTTTTGTGAGATTTTACAACTTTCGCCAGAAGAAGCAGATGAAGCAGCATGGAACATATATTTCAACCTAAGTGAAAACACGGTAAATAAATTCTCGGATTTTGCGAGATTCTTTTTTGAAGACGAAGGAAAAGAAATTGTCGAAAAGTTCAGGAAATTCTTATCACAGCCACGCAAAAAGTTAGCTCCCTGTCCATTAACAATGCATATCTCTGGTGTTGAAAATACCCAAGAGCGAACTAAGGAGGAAGCAGAAAAGTGA
- a CDS encoding ATPase AAA, which yields MEMLKIYVDGETYEIAQGTTLEQIAKEYEKKTGKMVLGARLNNSIVELFRPIYRSGEVTFITLESQDGMRIYQRGLLFILHAAVRSLFKTYTLKVLHTIGHGIYCEIRDKNTPVELSEDDVKKLASEMRKWVEANIRFKKTELQKSEAIQLFASAEMEDKVKLLKYRKKKTVKVYEADGHFDYFYGYMPPSTGYLKWFDIVKYEQGFVLLLPVVKDGKISVPAFKPLPKLSAVFLEYSRWLEIMEINTVGELNEVIAKGERAVTDLIILAEALHEKRIAMISEEIKKKGNVRLVLIAGPSSSGKTTFSKRLMVQLKASGFKPVTISLDDYFVDREKTPRDENGNYDFEALEAIDVDLFNRNLVDLFNGKEVEIPKFNFVMGKREPMGTKMKIDKDQIIIVEGIHGLNPKLTELVPEELKFKIYASALAQLNLDNVNRLHTTDVRLLRRMVRDSKFRGHDALATLRMWDSVRRGEERNIFPYQENADAMFNSALIYELSVLKIFAEPLLAVVPDDVPESTEANRLLKILDYFLPITNIEDIPRTSIIREFIGRSAFRY from the coding sequence ATGGAGATGCTTAAAATCTATGTCGACGGAGAAACCTATGAAATAGCTCAGGGTACAACTTTAGAACAAATTGCCAAAGAGTATGAGAAAAAAACCGGAAAGATGGTGCTCGGAGCAAGGTTAAATAACTCAATTGTTGAACTATTCCGACCAATATATCGTTCAGGGGAAGTTACTTTTATCACACTTGAGTCGCAAGATGGAATGAGGATATATCAACGTGGTTTACTATTCATCTTACACGCTGCTGTTAGAAGTTTGTTTAAAACCTACACTCTTAAAGTGCTACATACGATTGGTCATGGAATATACTGTGAGATAAGAGATAAAAATACACCTGTAGAACTCTCTGAAGACGATGTAAAAAAACTTGCAAGCGAAATGAGAAAATGGGTTGAAGCCAACATAAGATTTAAAAAGACGGAATTACAGAAAAGCGAAGCAATTCAACTTTTTGCTTCAGCAGAAATGGAAGATAAGGTAAAACTCCTGAAGTATAGAAAGAAAAAAACAGTGAAGGTTTACGAGGCGGATGGACATTTTGATTATTTCTATGGTTACATGCCACCGTCCACAGGGTACCTGAAGTGGTTCGACATTGTCAAATACGAGCAAGGATTCGTCCTTCTTCTTCCCGTGGTTAAAGATGGGAAAATTTCCGTGCCTGCGTTCAAACCATTACCAAAACTATCTGCCGTTTTTCTTGAATACTCAAGATGGCTCGAAATAATGGAGATAAACACCGTTGGAGAACTAAATGAAGTGATTGCAAAAGGCGAACGAGCGGTAACTGATTTAATAATACTTGCAGAAGCACTCCATGAAAAAAGAATAGCTATGATATCTGAAGAGATTAAGAAAAAAGGTAACGTCAGATTGGTGCTTATCGCAGGTCCTTCATCAAGTGGAAAGACAACGTTTTCAAAAAGGTTGATGGTACAACTAAAGGCGAGTGGTTTTAAGCCCGTCACTATATCCTTAGACGACTACTTTGTTGACAGGGAGAAAACACCTCGCGACGAAAATGGTAATTATGATTTTGAAGCACTTGAAGCGATAGATGTTGATTTATTCAACAGAAACTTAGTTGACCTTTTCAATGGCAAAGAAGTTGAAATACCGAAATTCAATTTCGTTATGGGGAAAAGAGAGCCAATGGGAACAAAGATGAAAATAGACAAGGATCAGATAATAATAGTTGAGGGTATACATGGACTCAATCCAAAACTAACAGAACTTGTGCCTGAAGAATTAAAATTCAAAATCTACGCAAGTGCGCTCGCTCAGCTTAACTTGGATAACGTCAATAGATTACACACGACCGATGTGAGGCTTCTAAGAAGAATGGTGAGGGATAGCAAGTTTAGAGGACACGATGCACTTGCAACACTAAGAATGTGGGATAGTGTGAGACGCGGAGAGGAAAGAAACATCTTCCCGTATCAGGAGAATGCAGATGCGATGTTCAACAGCGCACTTATCTATGAATTATCTGTTCTCAAAATCTTTGCAGAACCTCTCTTGGCAGTAGTTCCCGATGATGTGCCTGAATCAACGGAAGCTAACAGGTTATTGAAAATACTTGATTACTTCTTGCCTATCACCAACATTGAAGACATTCCCAGAACATCCATTATAAGAGAATTCATAGGTAGGAGTGCCTTTAGATATTAA
- a CDS encoding GNAT family N-acetyltransferase: MGVDFQGLNLPIQFKDYILRSVSLDDFEKAYLMRKKVAAESDTILSEPDEITMEGMTNWIKNWLSMDNRLFLVAEYAHDIVGQLWVWFLDNKKKTAHVAELGMEIILEHRGKGLGSKFTELAIDWAKNNGAIRIEAETLEKNIPMRKILEKYGFQLEGKKSCYLKNPYTYENVVIYGKILNEQRCMEQNFQR; this comes from the coding sequence ATGGGGGTTGATTTCCAAGGATTGAACTTACCTATTCAATTCAAAGATTACATTCTACGGTCTGTTTCGTTAGATGATTTCGAAAAGGCATACTTGATGCGCAAGAAAGTTGCTGCAGAAAGCGATACGATACTTTCCGAACCTGACGAGATAACTATGGAAGGAATGACAAATTGGATAAAGAACTGGCTATCAATGGACAACAGGTTGTTTTTAGTTGCTGAATACGCTCATGACATCGTTGGTCAATTGTGGGTGTGGTTTTTGGATAACAAAAAGAAAACAGCGCATGTTGCCGAACTTGGGATGGAGATTATACTAGAACACAGGGGTAAAGGACTTGGTTCCAAATTTACGGAATTGGCTATTGATTGGGCAAAAAATAACGGCGCTATCAGAATTGAAGCAGAAACCTTGGAAAAGAACATACCCATGCGAAAAATATTAGAAAAATATGGTTTCCAACTAGAGGGTAAAAAAAGCTGTTATCTTAAGAACCCTTATACTTACGAGAACGTGGTCATTTACGGAAAGATTTTAAATGAACAAAGGTGCATGGAACAGAACTTTCAAAGATAA
- a CDS encoding DUF4911 domain-containing protein codes for MKDDKLNVQEPVEYDILVKIKKEDVHILNYLLEAEDNVMNIRSFEGEYLKVIATKDTVIDAIRLLENVRNLVDLEIVALKPNTGSAG; via the coding sequence ATGAAGGATGATAAGTTAAACGTTCAGGAACCCGTTGAATACGATATTTTAGTAAAAATAAAAAAAGAAGACGTTCACATCCTAAACTATTTGCTTGAAGCTGAAGATAATGTTATGAACATAAGGAGCTTCGAAGGTGAATATCTCAAAGTCATTGCCACAAAAGATACGGTAATTGACGCAATCAGACTTCTTGAAAACGTAAGGAATTTGGTCGATTTGGAAATCGTAGCATTAAAACCGAATACCGGAAGTGCTGGATAA
- a CDS encoding Rne/Rng family ribonuclease, producing MTLVINKKNDKTHAALLENGKLIEIYFPDDEESVAGSIFVGRIEKFVPALEAAFVTLSNNENGFLRLKDIRPEYLESFGLKKLQEGQKVLVQIKKEGGQTKGPQVTTNISLPGRYVVLMPFSRSIGVSRKIQDSEDRNRLKELGLKLREKYSCGFIIRTAAAEATEQHIYEESELLIAKWSELVKEFKKAKKVKLLYKESDSDEFLLREFLKQGVDEVVTNSPTYKELIRNYSKNIRIRVIDGDAFEELGINEELKRVLNRHIPLPSGGEIVIDKTEAMVVIDVNSGHFTTTSDHEELSEQINAEAAVEIARILRLRNLGGIIIIDFIDMRSEKSRNKIIEIMKKEVLKDRNRVEIYGFTQLGLLEMTRKRTSKSLDERLTTICPVCNGKGTIPSAELVIQQLFNTLQKKPKDVSEVIIKLHPHFKDKITKEEIKKIAKVNVHVHFTHVNPSNFEVTWKK from the coding sequence GTGACATTGGTTATAAACAAAAAGAATGACAAAACCCACGCAGCACTTCTTGAGAATGGAAAACTAATTGAAATATACTTCCCAGATGATGAAGAAAGCGTTGCTGGGAGTATATTCGTTGGTAGAATAGAGAAGTTTGTACCTGCGCTTGAGGCTGCTTTTGTCACGCTATCAAACAACGAGAATGGTTTTCTGAGATTGAAAGACATAAGACCAGAATATTTGGAATCGTTCGGCTTAAAGAAACTCCAAGAAGGCCAAAAAGTACTTGTCCAGATAAAAAAGGAAGGCGGACAAACAAAAGGGCCACAGGTAACTACAAATATAAGTCTACCAGGTAGATATGTCGTATTAATGCCGTTTTCGCGCAGTATAGGTGTGTCAAGAAAGATTCAAGACTCAGAGGATAGAAATAGGCTAAAAGAATTAGGACTCAAATTACGTGAAAAGTACTCTTGCGGGTTCATAATAAGAACTGCTGCAGCAGAAGCTACAGAACAGCATATTTACGAAGAAAGTGAATTACTGATAGCCAAGTGGAGCGAGTTAGTAAAAGAATTTAAGAAGGCTAAAAAAGTCAAGCTACTTTACAAAGAGTCAGACTCTGATGAATTCTTGCTTAGAGAGTTCTTAAAACAAGGGGTCGACGAAGTAGTTACTAACTCACCGACGTATAAAGAGTTGATAAGGAACTACTCTAAAAATATTCGGATAAGAGTAATCGATGGAGATGCATTCGAAGAGCTGGGGATAAACGAGGAGCTCAAACGTGTTTTAAACCGTCACATTCCTTTGCCTTCAGGTGGCGAAATAGTAATTGACAAGACAGAAGCAATGGTCGTAATAGACGTCAATTCTGGACACTTTACAACCACAAGTGACCACGAAGAACTGTCGGAACAAATAAACGCGGAAGCCGCTGTAGAAATTGCAAGAATTTTACGATTGAGAAATCTTGGAGGTATAATAATAATAGATTTTATAGATATGAGAAGTGAAAAAAGTAGGAATAAAATCATCGAAATCATGAAAAAGGAAGTTTTAAAGGATAGAAACAGGGTTGAAATCTACGGCTTTACCCAACTCGGACTTCTTGAAATGACCAGGAAAAGAACAAGTAAGTCGTTAGACGAACGTCTGACAACAATATGTCCAGTATGCAACGGAAAAGGAACAATACCAAGCGCTGAGCTCGTTATTCAACAGCTTTTCAACACACTCCAAAAGAAGCCTAAGGATGTTTCAGAAGTTATTATCAAATTACATCCCCATTTCAAAGACAAGATTACCAAGGAAGAAATCAAGAAAATTGCCAAAGTAAACGTCCATGTGCATTTTACTCATGTAAACCCGTCAAACTTCGAAGTAACTTGGAAAAAATAA
- the hutH gene encoding histidine ammonia-lyase: MKMSSTVNAPHVTIDGEHLTLEDVHLVSREHAQVAISLEAYEKVKKSREIVQRFLDVGKPIYGVNTGFGALANIRISKEKLKELQKNIILSHSAGVGNYLPEDFVRAMILIRANALAKGLSGVRPIVVEKLVELLNKKITPAVPEIGSVGASGDLAPLSHIAMVLIGEGKVVRDGKAVVFSPSDYNFQPIHLEEKEGLSLINGTQFMAAHLSLIVRDLEKLMEIATLVAASSVDVLLGTPAAFDERIQLARPHPGQIKIAQMLREFLDGSQIRESHKNCGKVQDAYTLRTIPQVYGAVLDIIQWVKEVVQREINSATDNPLIFEDEVISGGNFHGEPLALCADYLSIALTSMGNMIERRIDRLLNPKVNEGLPPFLAGGEEGLNSGYMIWQYTAAAICNENKVLSHPASADSIPTSAYQEDHVSMGANAVRKLRKIFENIVSLVSIEAMLVSVALDSRRPLKSSCKIEDFYGKINLKLSEDRYFGENFEKVKEVILKEVFS, from the coding sequence ATGAAAATGTCAAGTACTGTAAACGCTCCCCATGTTACAATAGACGGTGAACATCTAACTTTGGAAGATGTTCATCTTGTAAGTCGGGAGCATGCCCAAGTTGCGATATCTTTAGAAGCTTACGAAAAAGTAAAAAAAAGTAGAGAAATTGTTCAAAGGTTTCTTGACGTGGGCAAACCCATATACGGTGTCAACACGGGATTTGGCGCACTTGCAAATATTCGAATATCAAAGGAAAAACTCAAAGAGCTACAAAAAAACATAATTCTCTCACACTCTGCAGGTGTAGGTAATTATCTTCCTGAAGACTTCGTGAGAGCAATGATATTAATAAGAGCCAACGCATTAGCTAAAGGACTCAGTGGTGTTAGACCGATAGTTGTGGAAAAACTCGTGGAGCTCTTGAACAAAAAAATAACGCCTGCTGTTCCGGAAATAGGTTCAGTTGGCGCAAGTGGTGATTTAGCTCCCTTATCGCACATTGCAATGGTATTAATTGGAGAAGGAAAAGTCGTCAGAGATGGAAAAGCTGTTGTCTTCAGTCCCTCAGATTATAATTTTCAGCCGATACATTTGGAAGAAAAAGAAGGTTTAAGTTTGATAAACGGAACTCAGTTCATGGCTGCCCACTTGTCTTTGATCGTTCGTGACTTAGAAAAACTTATGGAGATAGCCACCTTAGTTGCCGCTTCAAGTGTTGACGTACTTCTTGGGACCCCTGCAGCATTCGATGAAAGGATACAACTCGCAAGACCACATCCCGGTCAGATAAAAATTGCGCAGATGCTCAGGGAATTCCTCGACGGAAGTCAAATCAGAGAGAGCCATAAAAACTGTGGTAAGGTGCAGGATGCTTATACCTTAAGAACGATACCTCAAGTTTACGGGGCGGTCTTGGATATTATCCAGTGGGTTAAAGAAGTTGTCCAACGTGAGATTAACTCTGCCACTGACAATCCTCTGATTTTCGAAGATGAAGTCATCAGTGGTGGTAATTTCCATGGGGAACCTTTAGCTCTTTGTGCAGATTACTTGTCGATCGCATTAACCTCGATGGGAAATATGATAGAAAGGCGGATAGATAGATTACTTAATCCCAAGGTCAACGAAGGTCTACCACCGTTCCTTGCTGGTGGCGAAGAAGGTCTAAACAGCGGTTATATGATTTGGCAATACACGGCTGCTGCCATATGTAACGAAAACAAGGTCCTTTCTCATCCAGCAAGTGCTGATTCTATACCGACTTCAGCTTATCAAGAAGATCACGTCAGCATGGGTGCTAATGCGGTTAGAAAGCTCAGGAAAATCTTTGAAAATATTGTCTCACTGGTTAGCATTGAAGCAATGCTCGTTTCTGTTGCCTTAGATTCGCGAAGACCCTTAAAGAGTTCTTGTAAAATTGAAGATTTTTATGGTAAAATTAATTTAAAATTATCAGAAGATAGATATTTTGGTGAGAATTTTGAGAAAGTTAAAGAAGTGATTCTTAAGGAGGTGTTTTCATGA
- a CDS encoding adenosylhomocysteinase yields the protein METQERKLESSGHQKINWVSKHMKLLNSIHTMNYSLKGLKIGMSIHLEAKTAYLAITLKKLGADVFVTGCNPLSTQDDVAEALKDYGIVVHAKRTEDEREYFSFLHKILDYKPDLILDDGADLTVLAHTERKEVLDNLKGVSEETTTGVRRLKNLQAQGMLKVPVIAVNNAKMKFMFDNRYGTGQSTWDSIMRNTNLLVAGKRVLVAGYGWCGRGIALRAHGLGARVMVSEVDPIKAVEALMDGFDVGKIDELAPQADIIITATGVCDVLNEETILKLKNGVILANAGHFNVEIPMEKLEKLATKKYEIRKNVTCYEINGKDIFVIGQGRLVNLAAADGHPVEIMDISFALQALSLLYLSQHYKDLENKVYDYPEELDRQVAMLKLKAVGIEIDSLTNEQRKYLESF from the coding sequence ATGGAAACTCAAGAGAGAAAATTAGAAAGCTCGGGACATCAAAAGATAAACTGGGTGTCCAAACATATGAAATTATTAAATTCTATCCACACAATGAATTACTCATTGAAGGGTCTGAAGATAGGAATGTCAATCCATCTTGAGGCCAAAACAGCCTACCTTGCGATAACCCTAAAAAAACTTGGCGCCGATGTCTTTGTAACAGGTTGCAACCCTCTGTCAACTCAAGACGATGTTGCAGAAGCACTCAAAGACTACGGAATAGTTGTTCATGCCAAGCGAACGGAAGATGAAAGAGAATATTTTTCTTTTCTACACAAAATCCTCGACTACAAACCTGATTTAATACTCGATGATGGTGCTGATTTAACAGTGCTTGCACACACGGAAAGAAAAGAAGTTTTGGATAATCTAAAAGGTGTGTCTGAGGAAACAACAACAGGTGTGAGGAGATTAAAGAACTTACAAGCCCAAGGTATGTTGAAAGTTCCAGTAATAGCAGTTAACAATGCAAAAATGAAGTTTATGTTTGACAATAGATACGGAACCGGACAGTCAACATGGGATTCGATAATGAGAAACACAAACCTTCTTGTAGCTGGTAAAAGAGTTCTCGTAGCCGGTTATGGTTGGTGCGGAAGAGGCATCGCGTTACGTGCACACGGTTTAGGTGCCAGAGTAATGGTCAGTGAAGTCGATCCTATTAAGGCCGTTGAAGCGCTTATGGATGGATTCGATGTTGGAAAAATTGATGAACTTGCTCCACAAGCAGACATAATAATCACTGCAACAGGCGTTTGTGATGTTTTAAACGAAGAAACGATTCTTAAATTGAAAAATGGAGTCATTTTGGCAAACGCTGGACACTTTAATGTTGAGATACCTATGGAAAAATTAGAAAAGTTGGCAACGAAAAAATACGAGATAAGAAAGAACGTAACATGCTATGAAATTAATGGAAAAGATATTTTTGTTATTGGACAAGGAAGGTTAGTTAACTTGGCTGCTGCCGATGGGCACCCGGTAGAAATTATGGATATATCGTTCGCGCTTCAAGCCTTATCTTTGCTCTACCTGTCGCAGCACTACAAAGATTTAGAAAACAAAGTTTACGATTATCCTGAAGAACTTGATAGGCAAGTTGCAATGTTAAAATTAAAGGCTGTAGGAATAGAGATTGATAGTCTAACCAATGAACAGCGGAAGTACCTCGAAAGTTTTTAA
- a CDS encoding cob(I)yrinic acid a,c-diamide adenosyltransferase, translated as MSITTKTGDMGETSLANGERISKAHLRVESYGTVDELNSFLGLVKHFLPDYEREIVEQVQRDLFRLAAELAKGEKFVRLINDEDVETLTKYVHTYEETVKLDSFVLPGETIPSAYLDVCRTIARRAERLVVRLSEQEQVRPEIIKYLNRLSDLLYIMARFVEGKHLTKIRGSEL; from the coding sequence ATGTCAATTACGACGAAAACTGGCGATATGGGAGAAACAAGTCTTGCAAACGGAGAACGCATATCAAAAGCACATCTTAGGGTTGAAAGCTATGGTACTGTTGACGAATTGAACTCATTTTTGGGGCTGGTCAAGCATTTCTTACCCGATTACGAAAGGGAAATCGTAGAACAGGTCCAAAGGGACCTTTTTAGACTGGCAGCCGAACTGGCAAAAGGAGAAAAATTTGTCAGGTTGATAAATGACGAAGACGTTGAAACGCTTACGAAATATGTTCACACCTATGAGGAAACTGTAAAACTTGATTCTTTCGTCCTACCGGGCGAAACTATTCCAAGCGCTTATTTAGATGTATGCAGAACAATTGCAAGGCGAGCAGAACGGCTCGTCGTACGTCTTTCAGAACAAGAACAAGTAAGACCAGAAATTATAAAGTATCTGAATCGTCTCTCTGATTTGCTTTACATAATGGCTCGTTTCGTAGAAGGTAAACACTTAACAAAGATAAGGGGAAGTGAATTATGA